In a single window of the Mauremys reevesii isolate NIE-2019 linkage group 3, ASM1616193v1, whole genome shotgun sequence genome:
- the LOC120400131 gene encoding uncharacterized protein LOC120400131 encodes MFSLASSTAFVPKSAMDTPRDTLTSSDVSHVETESLHVRDQETQADLERLSNLEGSEYSDQAGTALKEMQTGFEFTVQIAQYKDNKKQQQHEKMDASRGTPTSSYIPYDMTEGLDAKSQAVHLENRAKREADALQPEGFTSMGEISNLEELEQPCGRRITATDLELEKMRWDSALTRLKHKHEDNEKQRQHEQTMEQIRQQATPRSFGQGLHDLLQPQNQYTLFLYCFIFIHLIYTVRELAFYFVIKHYLFCFAIVLYFIFKKIFQDYKNKKKCC; translated from the exons ATGTTTAGTCTAGCCTCCTCCACCGCTTTTGTGCCTAAATCAGCTATG GACACCCCCAGAGATACCTTGACTTCATCAGATGTCTCCCATGTTGAGACGGAGTCTCTGCATGTTAGAGATCAGGAGACACAAGCCGATTTGGAGCGGCTCAGCAACCTGGAGGGGTCGGAATATTCAGACCAAGCTGGTACAGCATTAAAGGAAATGCAGACAGGATTTGAATTTACTGTGCAGATAGCTCAATATAAAGACaacaagaagcagcagcagcatgagaagATG GATGCTTCCAGAGGTACCCCAACATCATCATACATCCCATATGATATGACAGAGGGCTTGGATGCTAAGAGCCAAGCAGTCCATTTGGAGAACAGGGCAAAGAGAGAAGCTGATGCTTTGCAGCCAGAAGGTTTCACCAGCATGGGTGAGATCAGCAATTTGGAGGAGCTGGAACAGCCATGTGGCAGACGCATCACAGCCACTGATCTCGAGCTGGAGAAGATGAGGTGGGATTCTGCACTGACCAGGCTGAAACACAAACATGAAGACAATGAAAAGCAACGGCAGCATGAGCAGACTATGGAGCAGATACGTCAACAGGCAACACCCAGATCA TTTGGCCAAGGACTCCATGACctactccagccccagaaccagtACACCTTGTTTCTATACTGCTTCATCTTTATACACCTCATTTACACAGTGAGGGAGCTGGCGTTCTATTTTGTTATAAAACACTACTTGTTTTGCTTTGCCATTGTGCTCTATTTCATTTTCAAGAAGATTTTCCAGGAttacaaaaataagaaaaaatgttgCTAA